The region AGCCTTCGGTTCCACGGATACCGCTGTGGAAGCCATGAGGAAAGGGGCCATCGATTATGTGGTCAAGCCCTTCAAGGTGGACGAGATCAAGATCATTATTGAGAATGCCCTGGAGAAAAAGCGCCTGGAGCAGGAGAACGTCCTTCTGAAGCAGGAGCTTTTGTCGCTCGGCGGACTGGACCGGATCGTGGGGAAGAGCCAGGCCATGCAGCGTGTTTTTTCGGTCATTCAGAAGACGGCCAACAGCAAGAGCAATGTCCTGATTACCGGGGAGAGCGGCACCGGCAAGGAGTTGGTCGCCAGGGCCATCCACCGGCTGAGCCAGCGGGCGGACAAGCCGTTTGTCAGCGTGAACTGCGGCGCGCTTCCCGAGAACCTCTTGGAAAGCGAACTTTTCGGTCACCAACGCGGGGCCTTCACCGGCGCGGTGGAGAACAAGATGGGGTTGTTTCAAGCGGCGGATGGAGGGACGATCTTTCTCGATGAGATCGGCGAGATGACCCCTGCCATGCAGGTCAAGATTCTGCGCGTCCTGCAGGATCAGGAGTTCCGCAGGATCGGCGGGATTGAGGATATCCGTGTGGATGTCCGCGTGATTGCAGCCTCCAATCAGAACTTCGACCGGATGGTCAAGGAGAAGAAGTTCCGTGAGGATCTCTATTACCGGCTGAATGTCATCCCGATAGAGGTTCCAAGCCTGAGAGAGAGAAGAGAGGATATCCCCCTGCTGGTGAGCCATTTTCTCAAAAAGTATTCCCCAAACGGGGTTCTGACCGTAACACAGGAGTGCATGGACCTTCTGGTCCGGCATGAATGGAAGGGAAATGTCCGGGAACTTGAAAATATCATTGAGCGGTCCATTGTGATGATGCAGGGGGACCGGATTACCGTTGATTGTCTTCCCAAGCA is a window of Nitrospirae bacterium CG2_30_53_67 DNA encoding:
- a CDS encoding Fis family transcriptional regulator; translation: MDPILIVDDEESMREFLSIMLKKEGYAVKTAESAGDALRMIEKQIFALVISDIKMPGMDGIQLLSEIRKISPDTQVLMITAFGSTDTAVEAMRKGAIDYVVKPFKVDEIKIIIENALEKKRLEQENVLLKQELLSLGGLDRIVGKSQAMQRVFSVIQKTANSKSNVLITGESGTGKELVARAIHRLSQRADKPFVSVNCGALPENLLESELFGHQRGAFTGAVENKMGLFQAADGGTIFLDEIGEMTPAMQVKILRVLQDQEFRRIGGIEDIRVDVRVIAASNQNFDRMVKEKKFREDLYYRLNVIPIEVPSLRERREDIPLLVSHFLKKYSPNGVLTVTQECMDLLVRHEWKGNVRELENIIERSIVMMQGDRITVDCLPKHILEGAESSGDLTVEIPADGVDFDRVISEIEKDLLLKALHKTGWVKKEAALILNMSFRSFRYKLSKYGISKIDAED